In Clostridium ljungdahlii DSM 13528, the genomic window CCAATGAAGGTTTTACTAACAATAAAATTAAATTTATTATTAAAATAATACCAAAAGTTCTATATCTTTTTAATATTCTTTTCATCATATTAACACTCCCATCACAAAAGCAATTGCAAAAGAAAACACAAGGGCAAGTGAATTTCTAACATATGTGGCTTTCTTACCCCAATATTTTGATTCAATAGGAATTGTAATAATTCCAACCATGACTGACGTTGATATAAGCATTGTTATTTGAGCCATACCAGCTCCATTTTTTAACAAAGTAGCTGCTAATGGAAATGTAACAAAACCAGGTATTACAGTACAAGATCCAATAAGTGCAGCTAACGCTAAACCTAATATACCAGATTGATGACCCATTATTTTTGAAATAACCCGCGGGCTTAAAATAGCAAGCATAATTCCTATAATAAACAATATGGAAAGGAATAACGGCAAGATATTTTCAAAAGACTTCCAAGCTTTTTTTAGAGCCAGTAAAGTTTTTTCGTGGCTTTTAATTAATGATACAAGTAATAAAATAAACATTAAAAAGTATAATCCCATAGTAAACATAAAATTCTTTTACCTCCTCATATAATTAGTTGTGTAAAATTAAACACTATAGTGTAATAAATATAATAGTGTATTTAACACTATTAGCATACATCTATTTTTTGATAGTGTCAATAACATTAATATATTATTTGCAATAAGGTGTATGAAGTAATATAATGTTATTATACTATAAATAAAAAGGAGATATTTTATGGCTGGTAAAAGAAAACAATCTCGTCATCTTCCTGCATTTATTTTACTGACACTAGCTGAAGGTTCTGCATATGGTGGTGCAATATATACTTCACTTATAGAAAATATACCTGATTTTCAGTGTGACCAAGGAGCTATATACCGTACTCTTAAGCAACTTGAAGATGATGGTGCAGTAATATTTTCGTGGGATACAACTAATTCAGGACCTGCCAAAAAAATCTATACTATTACTGACACCGGATTGAATCAACTTGATGATTGGAAAAATGATATAGAAAAAAGAATTCTATATTTAAAATATTTTTTAGATAGATATAAAAATTTAAAAAAGTAGAATACTTTTGGAACTATCCATATAGTTAGTTTCTTATTGTATATTTTCGTTTTTACATATGAATGATAGTTAAGCTATAAAACTCAATGCCATGTTTTCATACATGAAATTAAATATACAGCCAATAATGGGGCTGAACGTTCAACATACACATCTTTATTTATTTTGTAAACTTCTTATTTTGTTTACTAACTAAGACCATACGATAGATATTAATCCTATCATATGGTCTCTATATACAACTACTATACTCATAAATTACCCTTATATGGTGCATACTTTTCAATACATGACACGGCTGACTATCCCATCAATTACTTGATTTTTTATAGTTAATTTATATATTAATAACATCCCCTGCACTTGCTTTTTCTAATCTATTTATTATAGAATTTCCTAGTCCACTGTCTTTAGGTGCTTGCACATAAATATGACTTATATTCAATTTATCACATTCTCTAAGCAAATCAAATGTCTTTTGTGCTGCTGCATTTAACGTTTTAAAACTTCCTAAGCTATATACATGCTCATAATTTTTAAAATCTTTTAAAAATTCCTGAAAACAAATTACAGCATTTTCTTCATTTGCATTTTCTTTAATCCATTTAGATGTTTTTGCATAATCTCCTTTAACCAATGTTACTGGTGCATCTGGCGCATAATGCCTATATTTCATTCCTGGAGCCTTTGGAATTTCATTTCCTTTAACACTTAACAAATTCTTTTTATATACAAGATTAGGAATTACCTTACGTATATCATCCAAGCTTATAGCCCCAGGTCTTAGAAGTACTGGATCCGGAGTCGACATGTCTATAATTGTTGACTCTAATCCAATTGAACATGGACCTCCGTCCAAAATACAAGGGATTTTTCCATTTAAGTCATTATAACAATGCTCAGCACTAGTAGTTGACGGTTTCCCTGATAAATTTGCAGATGGAGCTACTAGTAGAGTTCCGCTTTCTTTAATTATAGCTCTTGCTACTTCACTTTTTGGGAATCTAACTCCCACAGTTTTCATTCCTGCACTAACTGTATCTGAAATACAATCTTTTTTATTGAAAATCAAAGTTACTGATCCCGGCCAGAAAGCATCAAATACTTTCTCTGCATCTTTATGAATATCCTTACATATATCATAAACTTGTTCTAATTTATATATATGTACCAATAATGGATTGTCTTGTGGTCTTCCTTTAACTTTAAATATCTTTTTTACTGCATTTTCATTAAAAGCATCTGCAGCTAATCCATACACAGTTTCCGTTGGAATTGCAACAACTTCCCCCTTTTTTAGATATTCTGCACCTTTTACAATGTTCTGGTAATTAGCATTTAAATCTTTAACATATAATACTTCTGTTTCCATAGCTTTTACCACCATTTATAATTCACCTTCTATTTCTGTAATATGTGTGCTACATAATTAATTTTAACTTCATAATATTTTGCTATTTTGTATTAACTAGCATTAGTTATATGTTACACCGTATTACTCAATTTTCAAAGTATTGTTCTATGTCTTTTTCATTACAATCTTTAAATTCATAAAAAATCTCTTGACCTAAAGCTAACTTTATCCATTACAATAAATATGATATAGTAAATTTAGAATTAGGAAAAGGAAAATATAGGTCATTTTACCGCACATAATACATAAAATCAATCAATAATTTTTAAAACAGGGGTGATTATAATGAAAAAGTCAAAGGTATATTTTACAGATTTTCGTACAAAACTTGGAGAAGGTCTTCCAACCAAGTTAAAAAAGCTGATTAAAAAGGCAGGTATCGAACAAATCGACATGGATAACAAGTTCGTCGCCATCAAAATGCACTTCGGTGAGCTAGGCAACTTAGGTTTTCTGCGCCCAAATTACGCAAGAGCTGTAGCCGACGTTGTTAAGGAACTCGGCGGAAAGCCATTCTTAACTGACTGTAATACCCTGTACCCTGGCAGCCGCAAGAATGCCCTTGAGCACCTGGAATGTGCATGGGAAAACGGCTTTACTCCTCTTACAGTAGGCTGTCCTGTTATCATTGGTGATGGTCTAAAGGGTACCGATGACATCATGGTACCGGTAATAGGTGGTGAATATATAAAAGAGGCAAAAATCGGTCATGCAATTATGGATGCTGACATACTTATCAGCCTCACTCACTTCAAAGGCCATGAAGCAGCCGGCTTCGGTGGTACCATCAAAAACATTGGTATGGGCTGCGGCTCTCGTGCTGGGAAAAAAGATCAACATATTAATGGTAAACCTAATATCATACAGGAGAAGTGTAAGGGGTGCCGCAGGTGCCAAAGAGAGTGCGCCAATAACGGTTTGATGTTTGATGATGTGAAAAAGAAAATGACTATCAATACAGAAAATTGTGTAGGCTGCGGACGCTGCTTAGGTGCATGTAATTTTGGCGCTATCGCATTTACAAACTGGGCAGCCAATAAGGAATTGAATTGCCGCATGGCGGAATACACCAAAGCGGTAGTAGACGGCCGCCCTTGCTTTCACATTTCCCTTGTGATAGACGTTTCACCTAACTGTGACTGCCACAGCGAAAATGATACTCCGATCCTTCCAAATCTAGGAATGTTCGCTTCCTTCGATCCGCTAGCACTGGATCAAGCCTGTGTGGATGCCTGTATG contains:
- a CDS encoding permease; this translates as MFTMGLYFLMFILLLVSLIKSHEKTLLALKKAWKSFENILPLFLSILFIIGIMLAILSPRVISKIMGHQSGILGLALAALIGSCTVIPGFVTFPLAATLLKNGAGMAQITMLISTSVMVGIITIPIESKYWGKKATYVRNSLALVFSFAIAFVMGVLI
- a CDS encoding PadR family transcriptional regulator — its product is MAGKRKQSRHLPAFILLTLAEGSAYGGAIYTSLIENIPDFQCDQGAIYRTLKQLEDDGAVIFSWDTTNSGPAKKIYTITDTGLNQLDDWKNDIEKRILYLKYFLDRYKNLKK
- a CDS encoding L-threonylcarbamoyladenylate synthase, with the protein product METEVLYVKDLNANYQNIVKGAEYLKKGEVVAIPTETVYGLAADAFNENAVKKIFKVKGRPQDNPLLVHIYKLEQVYDICKDIHKDAEKVFDAFWPGSVTLIFNKKDCISDTVSAGMKTVGVRFPKSEVARAIIKESGTLLVAPSANLSGKPSTTSAEHCYNDLNGKIPCILDGGPCSIGLESTIIDMSTPDPVLLRPGAISLDDIRKVIPNLVYKKNLLSVKGNEIPKAPGMKYRHYAPDAPVTLVKGDYAKTSKWIKENANEENAVICFQEFLKDFKNYEHVYSLGSFKTLNAAAQKTFDLLRECDKLNISHIYVQAPKDSGLGNSIINRLEKASAGDVINI
- a CDS encoding DUF362 domain-containing protein, with protein sequence MKKSKVYFTDFRTKLGEGLPTKLKKLIKKAGIEQIDMDNKFVAIKMHFGELGNLGFLRPNYARAVADVVKELGGKPFLTDCNTLYPGSRKNALEHLECAWENGFTPLTVGCPVIIGDGLKGTDDIMVPVIGGEYIKEAKIGHAIMDADILISLTHFKGHEAAGFGGTIKNIGMGCGSRAGKKDQHINGKPNIIQEKCKGCRRCQRECANNGLMFDDVKKKMTINTENCVGCGRCLGACNFGAIAFTNWAANKELNCRMAEYTKAVVDGRPCFHISLVIDVSPNCDCHSENDTPILPNLGMFASFDPLALDQACVDACMSAAPLPNSQLSDNMSKPNFKDHHDHFTNSTPESEWSTCLAHAEKIGLGSREYELITIK